Proteins encoded within one genomic window of Panacibacter microcysteis:
- a CDS encoding methylated-DNA--[protein]-cysteine S-methyltransferase, which yields MQPHNINYSRIAEAIAYIRQHFKEQPELEDVAAHIHLSPHHFQRMFTAWAGVSPKKFLQYLSIEYAKDILRQQQATLSDAAFETGLSGTGRLHDLFINIEGMTPGEFKNGGENLGINYSYAETLFGNILIASTARGICYTAFIHDEREALSLLRAQFPNAVFKQMTDLFQQNALYIFTQDWSRLHEIKLHLKGTPFQLKVWEALLKIPMGQLSTYGAIAQQVEKPAAARAVGTAIGSNPVAYLIPCHRVIQSGGSIGGYMWGPTRKAAIIGWEAARTNTNNN from the coding sequence ATGCAACCGCATAATATCAATTACAGCAGGATAGCCGAAGCCATTGCATACATCAGGCAACATTTTAAAGAACAGCCCGAACTGGAAGATGTTGCCGCCCATATTCATTTAAGTCCGCATCATTTTCAACGAATGTTCACAGCATGGGCCGGCGTAAGCCCGAAAAAATTTCTGCAGTATCTGAGTATTGAATACGCCAAAGACATCCTTCGACAGCAACAGGCAACCTTATCTGATGCAGCTTTTGAAACTGGCCTGTCTGGTACCGGAAGGTTGCACGACCTATTCATCAATATTGAAGGCATGACGCCGGGCGAATTCAAAAACGGCGGCGAAAACCTTGGAATAAATTACAGTTATGCGGAAACGCTTTTTGGCAATATACTCATAGCATCAACAGCCAGGGGCATTTGTTATACTGCATTTATACATGATGAACGCGAAGCATTGAGTTTGTTGCGGGCACAATTCCCAAATGCAGTATTCAAACAGATGACAGACCTCTTTCAGCAAAACGCCCTGTACATTTTTACACAAGACTGGAGCCGGCTGCATGAAATAAAGCTACACCTGAAAGGCACACCTTTTCAACTAAAGGTTTGGGAAGCTTTGCTGAAAATTCCAATGGGTCAACTTTCCACTTATGGCGCAATTGCACAGCAGGTTGAAAAGCCTGCCGCAGCAAGAGCCGTAGGCACTGCAATAGGCAGTAACCCTGTAGCTTATCTTATTCCTTGTCACCGTGTAATACAATCCGGCGGCAGTATTGGCGGCTACATGTGGGGGCCCACAAGAAAAGCAGCAATCATAGGTTGGGAGGCAGCAAGAACAAACACAAACAACAACTAA
- a CDS encoding GtrA family protein — protein sequence MNEFNLETFYKLLRFGITGIIGMVIDFSITWLVREKIKWNQYIANSCGFTLAVINNYLINRYWTFHSNQNWLPEFGKFVLFSLVGLLLNNGLLYFFHEKLKIRFYIAKALAIGCVFIWNFFSNWLYNFR from the coding sequence ATGAACGAATTTAACTTAGAAACATTCTATAAACTGCTGCGTTTTGGCATTACCGGTATTATTGGAATGGTAATTGACTTTAGCATAACCTGGCTGGTTAGAGAAAAAATTAAATGGAACCAGTACATTGCGAATTCATGTGGTTTCACGCTGGCGGTAATCAATAATTATCTTATTAACCGGTACTGGACCTTCCACAGCAATCAAAACTGGCTGCCGGAGTTCGGTAAGTTCGTTTTATTTAGCCTGGTCGGTTTACTGCTCAACAACGGCCTGCTATATTTTTTTCACGAAAAACTTAAAATTCGTTTTTATATTGCCAAAGCATTGGCAATTGGCTGCGTATTCATCTGGAATTTCTTTTCGAACTGGCTATACAATTTTCGCTAG
- a CDS encoding ArnT family glycosyltransferase, with the protein MQITLRRYFPLLVIIGVLLNATGLFNAVLEPDGTLYAAISKHMALSNDWINLIGDDHDWLDKPHFPFWITALSFKIFGINSFAYKFPAFIFWLVGLRFTYLLAKQLYNEAVAMVSVLIYVIALHAVLANFDVRAEPYLTTLTIGSIYYMYRVYRNKKPAHLLLAALLAACAVMTKGIFALLTISGGFVVYWIINREWKEFINYRWYLMVILVLVFITPELYCLYAQFDAHPEKLVFGTTNVSGIKFFFWDSQFGRFFNTGPIQGSGDISFFLHTTLWAFLPWSVILYTGIVRLFTKHNRLAKKAQWIIFGSAALTFLLFSLSKFQLPHYIIILFPHFSIIAADYLVKVFENNAPRAQKAISITQTVLLIIAAALISFLAIFLQMPYKWLIILLVLIAIAATLILFGKSIFINTIFRSFAFGIILYPFLNFCLYPYLFKYQSGLAAANWLKENNYKAPYAMYMDFMHSFEFYANGEPDWLYNASDVKAFAVANKSAVIYTGVERLESLNNAGIKFNILHEFDYFRISMLTGEFLNPATRSNTTKKMVLLQLLQ; encoded by the coding sequence ATGCAAATTACATTACGTCGTTATTTTCCTTTACTTGTTATTATTGGAGTACTGTTAAATGCAACAGGTTTATTCAATGCGGTACTTGAACCTGATGGTACATTGTATGCTGCTATATCCAAACACATGGCGCTTAGCAATGACTGGATCAATCTTATTGGCGATGATCATGACTGGCTTGACAAGCCGCATTTTCCATTTTGGATTACGGCTTTAAGTTTTAAGATTTTTGGCATCAACTCTTTTGCTTATAAATTTCCTGCTTTTATCTTCTGGCTTGTTGGTTTAAGGTTTACATACCTGCTGGCAAAGCAACTATACAATGAGGCGGTTGCAATGGTTTCTGTGCTTATTTATGTCATTGCCCTGCACGCTGTACTGGCAAACTTTGATGTAAGAGCCGAACCTTACCTTACAACACTAACTATTGGCAGCATCTATTACATGTACAGGGTATACCGGAACAAAAAACCGGCGCATCTGCTACTGGCGGCCTTACTGGCGGCCTGTGCCGTAATGACTAAAGGCATATTTGCGCTACTCACCATATCAGGCGGTTTTGTTGTGTACTGGATCATAAACAGGGAATGGAAAGAGTTTATCAATTACAGGTGGTATCTTATGGTTATTCTTGTGCTGGTATTCATTACGCCTGAATTGTACTGCCTCTACGCACAGTTTGACGCACATCCTGAAAAACTGGTTTTTGGTACCACCAATGTGTCTGGTATAAAATTTTTCTTTTGGGACAGCCAGTTTGGAAGATTTTTTAATACCGGACCCATACAAGGCAGCGGCGACATCAGCTTTTTCCTGCACACTACGCTATGGGCTTTTTTGCCATGGTCTGTAATATTATACACAGGCATTGTAAGACTCTTTACAAAACATAACCGGCTTGCAAAAAAAGCGCAATGGATTATTTTTGGAAGTGCAGCATTAACTTTTTTATTGTTCTCTTTATCAAAATTTCAACTGCCGCACTACATTATCATCTTATTTCCGCATTTCTCCATTATAGCTGCTGATTACCTGGTAAAAGTTTTTGAGAACAACGCACCCCGCGCACAAAAAGCTATCAGTATAACACAGACCGTTTTGCTGATTATCGCTGCAGCATTGATCAGCTTTCTGGCCATTTTTCTGCAGATGCCATATAAATGGCTCATCATTCTATTGGTGTTAATTGCAATAGCAGCCACACTCATACTGTTTGGCAAATCAATATTTATCAATACAATATTCAGAAGCTTTGCTTTTGGTATAATCTTATACCCGTTTTTAAACTTTTGCCTGTACCCCTACCTTTTCAAGTACCAGTCCGGCCTTGCTGCAGCAAACTGGTTAAAAGAAAATAATTACAAAGCGCCATACGCCATGTACATGGATTTTATGCATTCCTTCGAATTTTATGCAAATGGCGAACCTGACTGGCTCTACAATGCATCCGATGTAAAGGCTTTTGCAGTAGCAAATAAATCAGCCGTTATATATACCGGTGTAGAAAGACTGGAAAGTTTAAACAACGCAGGTATCAAGTTTAACATACTGCACGAGTTTGATTATTTTAGAATAAGTATGCTCACCGGTGAGTTTTTAAATCCTGCAACAAGAAGCAACACAACAAAAAAAATGGTACTGTTGCAATTGCTCCAATAA
- a CDS encoding Ada metal-binding domain-containing protein, whose amino-acid sequence MLHHTGISPLQLRSLIKNRDIACAGNKQLYIYGKLSCRSGKKMNKENRVFFKSAEEALQNGYRPCAHCMRKEYKEWKFSCKL is encoded by the coding sequence ATGCTGCACCACACCGGCATTAGTCCACTACAATTGCGAAGCCTGATTAAAAACAGGGATATCGCCTGCGCGGGGAATAAACAATTATATATTTACGGAAAACTTTCATGCAGGTCCGGCAAAAAAATGAACAAAGAAAACCGTGTATTTTTTAAGTCGGCAGAAGAAGCGCTGCAAAACGGTTACCGGCCTTGCGCACATTGCATGAGAAAAGAATATAAGGAATGGAAATTTTCGTGTAAATTATAA
- a CDS encoding OsmC family protein, which translates to MTTRTHNYNITTQWTGNKGTGTSQYAAYERSHTIIAENRTAIYCTADPAFRGDKTKYNPELLLVASVSSCHMLWYLHLCAEAGIVVTAYVDNAAGTMVETADGGGHFTEITLAPVITLADITLAEKATALHKKANELCFIANSVNFPVYHKPVFNAATG; encoded by the coding sequence ATGACAACACGCACACATAATTATAATATCACCACTCAATGGACAGGTAACAAAGGCACCGGTACTTCGCAATATGCAGCTTACGAAAGAAGCCATACCATAATAGCTGAGAACAGAACAGCTATATACTGCACCGCTGATCCCGCATTCAGGGGAGATAAAACGAAATACAACCCCGAACTGTTATTGGTGGCATCTGTTTCATCGTGCCATATGCTGTGGTATTTACACCTGTGTGCAGAAGCCGGCATTGTGGTAACGGCATACGTTGATAATGCAGCCGGAACAATGGTTGAAACCGCGGATGGCGGCGGGCATTTTACGGAAATCACTTTAGCACCTGTTATTACATTAGCTGATATTACGCTTGCAGAAAAAGCTACGGCACTACATAAAAAAGCGAATGAACTTTGTTTTATTGCAAACTCTGTCAACTTCCCGGTTTACCATAAACCTGTCTTTAACGCTGCAACAGGTTAG